TAAAAGTGAAATATTTCTGAGGTAACCGTCTTCTGGACTGGGAGTCAATTGAAAAATGTCCTTGATTGCACTATGTCCTCTTCTTTAGATAAAATGTGTCAGCAGTTTTTGGACTAGGATACCAAATAAATAGTGAGCGTGAAGAAATTCAGTCTGACTGGTCAAGGTCATCCATATTGGCTTCAAGAAAGCCAACATATTGGCCATCTGCAGCTGGGAATACCTCCCGAATACGCTTCACCACACAACTTGGGATGACACGACGAACTTTCCGGCCGAGGAACCCATGGGCCCAAAAGATCATTTGACGGTAGGCCCCATGCCTGGGGcacctgaaagaagaaaattCAACTCCaagaatatttatttttttatcaGGAACCTATTCAGTTTATCTTGTACACTAGTATTATATTTACATTTACCATGAATGTTCAATTAAATTGCTTGTTATTCACATAAAATCAGTTCTTATCTTATGCCAGTTGCTTCTCATTACTGAAGCCCCCATGTAAAAAGTGATGGAGTGGGGGTTAGAGAAGAAGTTATTCTCTAGCAATCCTCGAAAAGAATGACTTAACTGTGAATGTTATGCCATTGCCAAATTTTGTTGAAGCAAagagaaattaaatttttttggcCTGTTAtgggaaaaaataaaattgttcatttcttttgactttaattttgctacagcccACGACTCTGAGCCCCTTACTTGTTTGTCGGAGTGTTGTCATCCCTCCTCTCGATATAGGCGTGATGTAGCCGGGCCATGGTTGTTTCGATCACTGCCCTGTTCAGGCAGACGGGGACGAAGTCCTGGTGGTCTGTGATGCATTCCATCAAAACGTCCCCACTGTCTGGGTCCTCAAACTTGGCTGCCACTACATCCTGATCATGGCAGCACATGCACTCAATATGTGTAGCCATAATATCACAGTGTGTGCATTTGCACCACTCCTCAACATTGAGGGTGGTCCGGTCCTCATCGGCGACCCCATCCACGTCCTCATTTCGGCCATCAACATCGGGTCCAGCTGCATCTTCAACAGCTTGAGCCATAGTGGCAAGCTCCCCCTCTTCAtattccggctcaaactggtagccctgtacacTTACATTTCCCCCTAtatccaaatcttcataactcccgctgctcatcgaagtgtcactgctgtcaacATAGTTTTCATCATCCGAATCCGACATgattacaatacaataaaacGATCTAAAAATATCAATCAGCTGACGGCTATTGTACGAATCCTATTGTACTGACATGCGGTGAATtgcacacgtgacgtcacgattctccggttttggaggagagatcgcgaaaaaagtgagaaaatggcgccctccatgaactctgtgtttagtggattaaaaacacctttattggtacaaacgcaaatttttgtgcgatatacagtcctatattggaataataatgatatacggaATATGCAGGTGTGTTAGTTTTCCCGATTATCGCTATAgtgatttattccaggagctatcctttaagaGATACAGCCGTggcacaaaatcattatttagactagctgaacgtagtaaaaatacCTAAATTGGTAATTACATCTTATGCAATTCATTGACTGAGGTCAGTAATTTCATGCAACATTATGAAATGTTACCCGGATGCCCAGCACACATAAtaaactacctgaggggaactcaaaGCTGCAAATATTTATCAATAAAAGCTTATTCCCGGCTTATGTTTTAACCGGGCAGTTCAAAACTCCTCATTTTATAGGCGTTTTGTAATATGTTTCCTTTAACGGGCTCCTAAACGTCCAATAGATGTCGAAGCATCGGTTTTAGGCAGGATCTTACTTCGCTAAACACATTTTTATCGggcttctcatttcctgtttaaaggtccggcgcagatcagttgGTCGGATTCGGCCTGATGGaaatgtggacaatagggcccgcaatagggttccatccGAATACTCGCGTacaacttgatgatgcatcaattgctttgataccgttTGAGGCGTGGGAAGGTCATTGCTCGTACGAAATTCGCTTTGACCCTTTGAGGTACTAAAGTATTGCGAAATCCAAGAAGAGACTAACCGCTCATGCGTTCAGTGCAGTGCCATCAATCAGCAATCTTGTAACGAAGAATGACTAAGTCAATGTCTTTAATGTTTTCCCTCGATTTCTTCATATCTTTTTTATATAAAAGTAacgcaaaaaaacaacaacagggATTGTTATTGTGTGACGAAGATACCATTACGTTTATTTTGGCCCTTACCTCTCTGTCAATCTGTTATCAAAGACTTAATGGGAAGGATGTTTGAAACGTGACAAAACTGGTGGCTCCACAGTGCAGTCACGTGACGTAAACAAATCGATCGAAACCAAAGTTTATTTCGGGCCAAAGAAATCACtgatatatgtttattcgtccGTCGAACTGACTCGATACGCGCTGAATTAGTCGATTCACTGTCAATTTATCATGTAATACATTATTCATACGAAGAGATATACTCTTTGACTGTGCATTTTGTGTGCGCTCTTTTCCGCTGATTTTCATTAGGGGTACGCTGTGTGTATGCATGTAACGTGTGTAATACACAGTGTATATAGTGCAGACTTGCTTGCTGTGCATAGTACACACAATCACAGTAATAGTGGGTATACATGCTGAGCAAAAAAACCTCGATGCTATTTGAATGCCTCCCTTTTTCATTGGTAACTAGAGTTCACCGGCAGGGACAGGGCCATGACATAACTGTATCACTAAATCAAAATATACTTATTCATTACCATTACGGATTACCTACAATGAAGCCTGTATCGGTGCGATAATTAGCCTGGCATGGTGAATGTGTGGCATGGACGCGTTATGGGGCCTCACATTTCAACACAGTTTGTTTAGAACCTAAATAATCCATTTTCTGAGGTAACGCAAATTCAAAAAACCTCTGGCCACGTCCCAGGTCCAGAAAATCAAGATCATAATTCCTCCATTGATTCACTTACGAGAACCGTCCCTTTAgacattttatcttttttactCCATGGTATATAAAAATCTGGAAGCGATATGGTGGGTAGCCTACTGGGCAATCCATAATCATTTTCCCTTTATCAAGTTTAAGAGTTCTGCAGCCATTCAAGTATAAAGTTAAGTATCTTTGAACGACTAGGATTCATTGTCCAAGGTTCATGTACAATTATATGTCACAATCATGCTGTCAATACTTATTTTGTCTATGGCATAAAGATTCACTTAGAACAATTTAAGTGTGGGAGTGAAGGGTCATACATGTCTCCCTCGGCCATCAGATGCACTACCTCATGAATGTCGGATAGTTACCATTGACGAAGCCGGGACTCTGTCACCACCAAGCCATTCCCGGGAATGTGAATAGCACGTACAGGCTACAAACTTAACATCTATGGTACCCCATCAAGGTTGTGACAGGGGGTTGTGACAAATGGTTGAGACAGTCCCAATGTTGTGTATATTTCCTGGAGAAAATGTACCATGTATCTACGGAATAATCATCTCGATTGGACAAGTGTGGAGTCCTACTGATAAAGACCATTCTCTGGTTGACCATATTAATTTGACCATGGCATATCTTTTAGTTGTCTCCGTCACTGGTATGTTCGAGACATGAGACAATAATTGGCTCAATCAGGTATTCAGAGCCTACATGCAGTTTTATCACATGGAATTCTATTCTGAAGAGCAGGGCATAGATGGAGGGTTCATCCACACTCTTACTTTAATTCAAGCGACAGGAGGGGTTAAATTTCAAATAACCATGCATTCTCGAGACATTTTGCTTTCTCGGAGAAAACAATTTCAACATACCAGCACCTTTTCTTACAGCAATATGGCCATAAGATTAGACTCGCCAGAGGTCCTATATTAGATGGACTACGAAGCAACATGTCACAACATATATCACATAATGCGGAGGACACGGACAGTAAATACGTTGTTCAGTCTCCCAAGAGGATAGTCTGGGAAGGACAACCCACGTCACATTAATATGAACGAGGGACAATCGGTAGGGGCAAGGGATCATCAGATGCGACTCGTCCTCGTAGCCATATGCACAGTTACGGCTTCAGGTATCAGGGtttttgataatacatgtaattagacTGGCTCCTGCTCCCTTGATGCTATTGTCTATCtatatcattcatttcattctgCTGGCTGTACAAATTAACAACATGATTAACTgttacatagtacatgtatatatataatcatctttattcatgtaaattgaattacattacaaatgtgcaaaagtgcaagtgcaacaaaagaacaaaaagtgatgacaaagaaatgaaagaccctTCCTATCCCTACATATAATACATAGACATTTACACAGGGCTACCCAGTACAGAGTACCCCAAGAATTACATTCATATTATCGATATGTATCCCCGAAAGTGAGTCTCTATACACTAAACAAATATCTGATAACAGCAGCAGTTTGCTGCAGTCTATAAAACTCAGAGGAACGTGGTTTCTGGGTGTATCTAACTCACTAGCCAAGTGTGTGAGTGTATTTGGTACATTGGAGCCACTGCCATTCAACGAAAGCGTACTCGCAAGATTAACATAGATATTGGAATTGTTTACAGCCTCAcgataaaagtttaaaaatctgttttgtaacaatgtttttattgaacagGTATATAATATTAGTGGCAAAAGGGCACAATGAGTCCGAGGGTGAAGTCTACATATTATTTTTGCACCGCTTTCTCCATGCTGTATATAATATGCCTTCTACTTTATTATTTAAATCCCACAGGACTGTACCAAAGAGTGACATGCAATATCagtaaaaaagtttgattttcgtttcaaaattgcaaaaatatctTTGATAAGAGGACATTTACGTACCCGCCTATTGAAATCTGATACTGTTTTATGTATGTATTGATTATTTACCCTCAGTCCAATTAAGTTTCCTAAATGGAGAGcagtagcttcagcagttacaggAATACCCTGAAAATTGATAACTATCGGTATGAGATTTCCACCACCTGGTTCCAGacagaaatataacaactgaCATTTCGCGGGATTGAATTTGGTGCAATAATCATTTTAATATAATATAGCAACTTGTAATTGTGTGTTCAGCGAGAATTTTGTGGGACATAATAAAACAATATCGTCTGCATAAGCAAAAGCTCCCATGAAAGTGGTGCCAACATGACATCCAAAACCTGAAACTTTTAACCTCATAAGTAATTCGTCCATATATATTGAGAAAAGGAAAGGTGACAATATACCTCATTGTTTAACACCgtttgaaacattgaaataattggAATTGTTATTTCCCCATCTAATTCGCATTTTCTGCTTCATGTAAAGGGGCCATAGTTGAACAAATTTCCTTCTTTAAAAGCAACTTCAGTAAACCTGCGTACTGGACCCTATCAAAAGCTTGACTAGCGTCAAGTAACATAGCATATACTTGCCCTCCACCATTTAAATAGTATTTAATAACCTCATTGACAACAAATGTACAGTCAGTAGTTGATACACCCTTTTTATAACCAAATTGCATGTATGAAGACTGAAGAGTATCGCTAAATTTTTGTAAAATAACAATTTCGAATAGTTTACAAAACGGGCTGTTCAGAGCAATGGCTCTATAGTTAGAGAAATTATTGAGTGATTTACGAGCATTCTTCGGAATGGGCAAAATGGTATTAGATAACATATTATTAGGGGCATAACCGTGCCTTAACATACTCATAAAAAGAATTGATATCAGAGTGTACAGCCTCGccgtatcatgtttcaagtggttCGTAGAGAGAAGCGTGT
This genomic window from Lineus longissimus chromosome 13, tnLinLong1.2, whole genome shotgun sequence contains:
- the LOC135497699 gene encoding P2X purinoceptor 7-like; this encodes MSDSDDENYVDSSDTSMSSGSYEDLDIGGNVSVQGYQFEPEYEEGELATMAQAVEDAAGPDVDGRNEDVDGVADEDRTTLNVEEWCKCTHCDIMATHIECMCCHDQDVVAAKFEDPDSGDVLMECITDHQDFVPVCLNRAVIETTMARLHHAYIERRDDNTPTNKCPRHGAYRQMIFWAHGFLGRKVRRVIPSCVVKRIREVFPAADGQYVGFLEANMDDLDQSD